A genomic segment from Chitinophaga flava encodes:
- a CDS encoding DUF2024 family protein codes for MEVAVYKAYAKKKAGGFLHFDIIVPQETAFTAVLAFGSEFLLGRLQEDQSVTRKDCRFCYTTEIIPRWEMKIAQQGYYIHESQGCH; via the coding sequence ATGGAAGTAGCCGTGTATAAGGCATATGCGAAAAAGAAAGCAGGAGGTTTCCTACACTTTGATATTATTGTCCCCCAGGAAACAGCTTTCACAGCCGTGTTAGCCTTCGGAAGCGAATTTTTACTGGGCCGGCTGCAGGAAGATCAGTCCGTAACACGGAAAGACTGTCGCTTTTGTTATACAACGGAGATCATTCCCCGCTGGGAGATGAAGATAGCCCAACAAGGTTACTATATACACGAATCACAAGGATGTCACTAA
- a CDS encoding MarR family winged helix-turn-helix transcriptional regulator, giving the protein MGKVSTFSPAQQAENTSSKIVVALERLSEAFRVLLWQEATQYGLSPIQIQVLTFLLHYPEEKRTVTSLALYFNMTKATISDAVKSLEQKNYLVRKPSETDTRSHSLHLLKEGRAIAKKVEHFAAPLQDAVATSPLKEQGVLLDQLMQLIYQLNQEEVITHQPMCFNCQHYTEKKGNYCTLLKISLKQANLRVDCPSFETRED; this is encoded by the coding sequence ATGGGGAAAGTTTCCACATTCAGCCCCGCGCAGCAGGCAGAAAACACATCGAGCAAAATCGTGGTTGCTCTTGAGCGCTTATCAGAGGCTTTCAGGGTACTCCTTTGGCAGGAGGCCACACAATATGGGTTGAGTCCCATACAAATTCAGGTGCTGACTTTTTTACTCCATTACCCGGAAGAAAAACGTACAGTGACCTCGTTAGCGTTGTATTTCAACATGACAAAAGCCACCATCAGCGACGCTGTGAAATCGCTGGAACAAAAAAATTACCTGGTGAGAAAACCGAGCGAAACGGACACCAGGAGCCATTCCCTGCATTTGCTGAAGGAAGGTCGTGCCATCGCTAAAAAAGTAGAGCATTTTGCTGCTCCACTACAGGATGCAGTGGCCACCAGCCCCCTGAAAGAACAGGGCGTGCTGCTGGATCAGCTGATGCAGCTGATTTACCAGCTGAACCAGGAGGAGGTGATTACTCACCAACCGATGTGCTTTAATTGCCAGCATTACACCGAAAAGAAAGGTAATTACTGCACCCTGCTCAAGATCTCGTTGAAGCAGGCCAACCTGCGGGTAGACTGCCCCTCGTTTGAAACAAGGGAAGACTAG
- a CDS encoding GNAT family N-acetyltransferase yields MITYRKADIPDIPQVVRLRLQFLKEVYPQADVSRDDLLSKQIARYLTEHLSKGDFVNLFAEHHGNVVASVGIVFYNQPPLYHNLDGKVAYILNVYTLPAYRRQGIAQILMEKLIGEAKERNTGKLSLHASLEGRRLYERLGFAAGDNEMTLQLPRMQP; encoded by the coding sequence ATGATAACCTATAGAAAAGCGGATATCCCTGATATTCCACAGGTTGTCAGGTTACGTCTGCAGTTTCTGAAAGAAGTGTACCCCCAGGCAGATGTTTCCCGCGATGACCTGCTATCCAAGCAGATTGCCCGCTACCTCACAGAACACCTTTCCAAAGGAGACTTTGTAAACCTCTTCGCCGAACATCATGGAAATGTAGTTGCCAGCGTTGGTATTGTTTTTTATAACCAGCCGCCGCTCTATCACAATCTGGATGGCAAAGTGGCTTATATACTGAATGTATATACGCTTCCGGCCTACCGCCGGCAGGGAATTGCACAGATACTGATGGAAAAACTGATTGGGGAAGCAAAGGAACGGAATACCGGTAAATTGAGTCTGCATGCCAGTTTGGAAGGACGCCGGTTATATGAAAGGCTGGGATTTGCTGCAGGAGATAACGAAATGACATTACAACTTCCGCGTATGCAACCCTGA
- a CDS encoding DUF420 domain-containing protein — protein sequence MELKNKNLNTPIAIVSVVIPVLVALLFFLPKPDFHPGFDVRILPLFHAILNSATAVLLVTSLYFIKNKQVKAHKITNLIAVGLSVVFLLSYVTYHALAPETRFGDLDHNGMLDAAEKAALGGIRYVYYFLLLTHIVLAGIIVPLVLFTLLRGFQYDIPRHRKIARITWPIWFYVAVTGVIVYIMISPYYH from the coding sequence ATGGAACTAAAAAATAAAAATCTTAACACACCTATCGCCATCGTTTCTGTAGTTATCCCGGTACTGGTGGCACTGTTGTTTTTCCTTCCCAAGCCCGACTTCCATCCCGGCTTCGATGTCAGGATTCTTCCGCTGTTCCATGCCATCCTCAACTCTGCTACTGCTGTACTGCTGGTTACCAGTCTGTACTTCATCAAAAACAAGCAGGTAAAGGCGCATAAGATCACTAACCTGATAGCTGTTGGGCTGTCTGTTGTTTTCCTGTTGTCTTACGTTACTTATCACGCTTTGGCGCCGGAAACACGTTTTGGTGACTTAGACCACAACGGTATGCTGGATGCTGCTGAAAAAGCTGCGCTGGGTGGTATCCGTTATGTATATTATTTCCTGTTGCTCACCCACATCGTGCTGGCCGGTATCATTGTACCACTGGTCCTTTTCACGCTGCTGCGCGGCTTCCAGTATGATATTCCCCGTCACCGTAAAATAGCTCGTATCACCTGGCCTATCTGGTTCTATGTGGCTGTTACCGGGGTGATTGTGTATATTATGATTTCCCCATATTACCATTGA
- a CDS encoding SCO family protein has translation MAILVPLTGYLIVDHYGKNVVPIPKYYIPEGVDTIVHNGKVTYDTVYHQIKDFQMTNQLGQKVSLKDMEGKVILVDFFFTSCPSICPTLTKNLRKIQQAYGKTDTLLQILSFSVDPVRDSVARLRKYGYDYQVNPDNWWLLTGDKKEIYDLARHQFFVSVTEGDGGPDDFVHTEKLVLIDKNRHIRGYYNGLDSSAIKQCATDIATLYLEKDRHRPGFWQFLKGLFKNLS, from the coding sequence TTGGCTATATTGGTACCGCTGACTGGTTACCTGATTGTAGATCACTATGGGAAAAATGTAGTACCCATTCCAAAGTACTATATTCCCGAAGGTGTAGACACCATCGTTCATAACGGAAAAGTTACCTACGATACTGTCTACCACCAGATCAAGGACTTTCAGATGACCAACCAGCTGGGACAGAAAGTGAGCCTGAAAGACATGGAAGGTAAAGTTATCCTGGTAGATTTCTTTTTCACTTCCTGCCCTTCTATATGCCCTACGTTGACAAAGAACCTGAGAAAGATCCAGCAGGCTTACGGTAAAACAGATACCCTGCTCCAGATCCTTTCATTTTCGGTAGACCCTGTCAGAGATTCAGTAGCCAGATTACGGAAATACGGATACGATTATCAGGTAAATCCGGACAACTGGTGGCTCCTGACCGGCGATAAAAAGGAAATCTACGATCTCGCCAGACACCAATTCTTCGTTTCGGTGACAGAAGGTGACGGCGGACCAGACGATTTCGTTCATACCGAAAAACTGGTACTGATCGATAAAAACAGACATATCAGAGGATATTACAACGGGCTCGATTCCAGCGCCATCAAACAATGTGCTACCGACATCGCTACCCTGTACCTCGAAAAAGACAGGCATCGCCCGGGATTCTGGCAGTTCCTGAAAGGTTTGTTCAAGAATCTGAGCTGA
- a CDS encoding cytochrome C oxidase subunit IV family protein, with protein sequence MEHTHTAEGHEHAHDSSTKKIWRTFWILLGVTMVEVGLAFLHLETGVPNRVLLNAVFIGLTVVKAFYIVAEFMHLGSEIKNLIYTILLPLLFFVWFIIAFLYEGNSWKNLNKDLRPGTPVEAVKAAPAEGHGAHH encoded by the coding sequence ATGGAGCATACGCATACTGCAGAAGGACATGAACATGCACACGATTCATCTACCAAAAAGATCTGGAGAACATTCTGGATCCTCCTGGGTGTAACCATGGTAGAAGTTGGTCTGGCGTTTTTACACCTCGAAACAGGTGTTCCCAACAGGGTACTGCTGAACGCCGTGTTCATCGGTCTGACCGTAGTGAAGGCATTTTATATCGTAGCTGAATTTATGCACCTCGGCAGCGAAATCAAAAACCTGATCTACACCATCCTGCTTCCGTTACTGTTCTTCGTTTGGTTCATCATCGCTTTCCTCTATGAAGGTAACTCCTGGAAAAACCTGAACAAGGATCTGAGACCAGGAACTCCTGTAGAAGCGGTAAAAGCTGCACCAGCTGAAGGTCACGGAGCACATCACTAA
- a CDS encoding cytochrome c oxidase subunit 3 has translation MDTAVTAKKKWWAGGHSPFNVSYGKLMMWYFLVSDAFTFGALLISYGTIRFSSTSWPDPNEVFRSFPGMGHANLPLVFVSLMTFILIMSSVTMVLAVHAGHMRDKKAVAKWLTWTIIGGICFLSCQAWEWTHLFHEGAWWGRNPFHNVDGTMASTNFTNFFFTITGFHGLHVTSGVVLNIVILANVLKGTYEERGHYEMVEKVGLYWHFVDLVWVFVFTCFYLL, from the coding sequence ATGGACACAGCAGTTACAGCGAAGAAAAAATGGTGGGCCGGCGGACATTCTCCCTTTAATGTGAGCTATGGCAAGTTGATGATGTGGTACTTCCTGGTATCAGATGCCTTCACTTTCGGTGCATTACTGATATCATACGGAACTATCCGCTTTTCCAGCACATCCTGGCCTGATCCGAATGAGGTTTTCCGTTCTTTCCCGGGTATGGGACATGCCAACTTACCGCTGGTATTCGTGAGCTTGATGACCTTCATCCTCATCATGAGTTCTGTAACCATGGTACTGGCCGTTCACGCCGGTCACATGAGAGATAAAAAAGCTGTCGCCAAATGGCTGACCTGGACTATCATCGGAGGTATCTGCTTCCTGAGCTGCCAGGCATGGGAATGGACACACCTGTTCCACGAAGGTGCATGGTGGGGTCGCAATCCTTTCCACAACGTTGATGGCACAATGGCGTCTACCAACTTCACCAACTTCTTCTTTACCATCACCGGTTTCCACGGCTTGCACGTAACTTCCGGCGTTGTACTGAACATCGTAATCCTCGCTAACGTACTGAAAGGTACCTACGAAGAAAGAGGTCACTACGAAATGGTGGAAAAAGTAGGTCTCTACTGGCACTTTGTAGATCTGGTTTGGGTATTCGTATTCACCTGCTTCTACCTGCTCTAA
- a CDS encoding cytochrome c oxidase subunit 3, protein MHTMSIQRKKIHPHKYSLWIAMGSITMMFIGFTSAYVVKRSQANWLAFELPHIFWLSTALILLSSLTIHLALKQFRERNMLRYKQLITVTAVLGVAFAACQWIGFSQMKNSGLPLSGPVSASFIYVIVGVHMLHVLGGVVALLVMFARAYRTRIRTYSAVPIEVAATYWHFVDVLWIYLLIFLSIAR, encoded by the coding sequence ATGCATACAATGAGCATACAACGTAAGAAAATTCATCCGCACAAGTACTCCCTATGGATAGCAATGGGTAGCATTACCATGATGTTCATCGGATTTACCAGTGCTTACGTTGTGAAGAGATCGCAGGCCAACTGGCTGGCATTTGAACTGCCGCATATTTTCTGGTTATCCACTGCTTTGATTTTACTCAGCAGTCTGACCATCCACCTGGCACTGAAACAGTTCAGGGAAAGAAATATGCTGCGCTATAAACAGCTGATCACCGTTACCGCCGTATTAGGCGTAGCTTTCGCTGCCTGTCAGTGGATTGGCTTTTCTCAGATGAAAAACAGCGGACTCCCCCTCAGCGGGCCCGTTTCCGCTTCCTTTATTTATGTTATTGTAGGCGTGCACATGCTGCACGTACTGGGTGGTGTGGTAGCACTGCTCGTAATGTTTGCCAGGGCCTACCGGACCCGCATTCGTACCTACTCCGCAGTACCAATCGAAGTTGCCGCCACTTACTGGCATTTCGTAGACGTTTTGTGGATCTACCTGTTGATTTTTTTAAGTATCGCGAGATAA
- the cyoE gene encoding heme o synthase: protein MERNKMLQENSIKLSSSYAVASKVKDYSQLMKFNLTFMVVFSSVVAYLLVPGVEFNLIKVLLLFAGGLLVSGSANTINQIWEKNTDKLMARTATRPLPSGRMSEGEAITVAIVTGVAGFLIMGYCFNWLSAALSLFSLVMYGFVYTPWKKWNSLAVLVGGIPGAMPLLIGWAAGANNLSEGGWSLFAIQFLWQFPHFWAIAWIAHKDYTRAGFKLLPANGEPNRFTALQAVMYTLLLIPAGVIPYLLKITGGISAIVAIVAGLFFLYRAINLYRKNDVPAARKLMFGSYIYLTIVQLAQLLDKA, encoded by the coding sequence GTGGAAAGAAATAAAATGTTGCAAGAAAACTCCATAAAATTGTCGTCGTCGTATGCAGTAGCGAGCAAGGTGAAGGATTATTCTCAGCTGATGAAGTTTAATCTCACCTTCATGGTGGTATTTTCATCAGTGGTAGCTTATCTGCTGGTACCGGGCGTGGAGTTTAATCTCATCAAAGTTCTTTTGTTATTTGCTGGTGGTTTGCTGGTTTCCGGATCAGCCAATACCATCAACCAGATATGGGAAAAAAATACGGACAAACTGATGGCCCGTACCGCTACCCGTCCCCTGCCCTCCGGCAGGATGAGTGAAGGGGAAGCGATCACCGTAGCCATCGTAACCGGGGTAGCAGGTTTCCTGATCATGGGATACTGCTTTAACTGGCTGAGTGCTGCATTGAGCCTCTTCTCCCTGGTGATGTACGGATTTGTATATACTCCCTGGAAAAAATGGAATTCACTGGCCGTACTGGTAGGTGGAATTCCAGGAGCAATGCCGCTGCTCATAGGCTGGGCTGCAGGTGCCAATAACCTCTCCGAAGGTGGCTGGTCACTGTTTGCTATCCAGTTCCTGTGGCAGTTTCCGCACTTCTGGGCTATCGCCTGGATTGCGCACAAAGACTATACCCGTGCTGGGTTTAAACTGCTGCCGGCTAACGGCGAGCCCAACCGGTTTACCGCCCTGCAGGCTGTTATGTACACCCTGCTGCTGATTCCCGCAGGTGTAATACCTTACCTGCTGAAAATCACCGGTGGTATTTCCGCAATCGTGGCTATCGTAGCAGGCTTGTTTTTCCTGTACCGTGCCATTAACCTGTATAGAAAAAATGATGTCCCTGCAGCACGTAAACTGATGTTCGGTTCATACATTTACCTGACCATTGTTCAGCTGGCACAACTGCTGGACAAGGCCTAA
- a CDS encoding cytochrome c oxidase subunit I gives MSNEATLHSQQEVMHGAHDHHDHEHHHEDNFISKYVFSLDHKMIAKQFLITGIVWAIIGAFFSVVFRLQLGFPDATFPWLESIMGHWAKGGRISPEAYYALVTMHGTILVFFVLTAGLSGTFSNLLIPLQVGARDMASPFMNCLSYWFFFLASLVMMASLFVQTGPASGGWTMYPPLSALGDASIGSKIGVDLWLTSMALFVVSQLLGGLNYISTLLNMRTKGMSMTKMPLTIWSFFFTAVLGVLSFPVLLSGFILLLMDRHAGTSFYLSDIFIAGKALANEGGSAILYQHLFWFLGHPEVYIIILPAMGMVSEVLAVSSRKPIFGYLAMIGSLFAICILAFLVWAHHMFVTGLNPFLGAFFVLLTLLIAVPSAIKVFNWLTTIWKGNIRFTPASLFSIGFVSTFISGGLTGIWLGNSSIDIHLHDTYFVIAHFHIVMGVSAFFGMFAGIYHWFPKMYGRFMNNTIGYIHFWVTLIGAYLIFWPMHYEGMAGMPRRYFDYSSWTSFNQFGGLNQFISIVVILVFATQLLFVFNFFYSIFKGRKLTEQNPWKATSLEWTTPINPGHGNWPGEIPEVHRWAYDYSKDGRDFIPQTEPIGPNESAH, from the coding sequence ATGAGTAACGAAGCAACATTGCACAGTCAACAGGAGGTAATGCACGGAGCGCATGATCATCACGATCATGAGCACCATCATGAAGACAATTTCATCTCGAAATATGTGTTCAGCCTGGATCATAAAATGATCGCCAAACAATTCCTGATCACTGGTATCGTTTGGGCTATCATTGGTGCTTTCTTTTCTGTGGTGTTCCGTTTGCAACTGGGTTTTCCCGATGCTACTTTCCCCTGGCTGGAAAGCATTATGGGTCACTGGGCAAAAGGTGGCCGTATCTCTCCTGAAGCTTACTATGCATTGGTAACAATGCACGGTACTATCCTCGTATTCTTTGTATTGACCGCTGGTTTAAGTGGTACCTTCTCCAACCTGCTCATTCCGCTGCAGGTAGGTGCCCGCGATATGGCTTCTCCTTTCATGAACTGCCTCAGCTACTGGTTCTTCTTCCTGGCCAGCCTCGTAATGATGGCTTCCCTGTTTGTTCAAACAGGCCCGGCTTCCGGAGGTTGGACAATGTATCCTCCGCTGAGCGCCCTCGGAGATGCTTCCATCGGTTCTAAAATAGGTGTTGACCTGTGGTTGACCAGCATGGCACTGTTCGTTGTTTCTCAGCTGCTCGGTGGTCTGAACTACATCTCTACCCTCCTGAACATGCGTACCAAAGGTATGAGCATGACCAAAATGCCTTTAACCATCTGGTCATTCTTCTTTACCGCTGTACTGGGCGTACTGTCTTTCCCTGTACTGCTGTCCGGCTTCATCCTCCTGCTGATGGACCGTCACGCTGGTACCAGCTTCTATCTCTCTGATATCTTCATCGCAGGTAAAGCCCTGGCTAACGAAGGTGGTAGCGCCATCCTCTACCAGCACTTGTTCTGGTTCCTCGGTCACCCTGAAGTATATATCATTATCCTCCCTGCCATGGGTATGGTATCTGAAGTACTGGCAGTTAGCTCCCGTAAACCTATCTTCGGTTATCTGGCCATGATCGGTTCTCTGTTCGCTATCTGTATCCTGGCCTTCCTGGTATGGGCTCACCACATGTTCGTAACTGGTCTGAACCCATTCCTCGGCGCCTTCTTCGTACTCCTGACACTGCTCATCGCGGTTCCATCTGCCATCAAGGTGTTTAACTGGCTTACCACCATCTGGAAAGGTAACATCCGCTTTACACCGGCTTCCCTGTTCTCTATCGGTTTCGTGAGCACCTTTATCTCCGGTGGTCTGACTGGTATCTGGCTGGGTAACTCCTCTATCGACATTCACCTGCATGATACCTACTTTGTAATCGCACACTTCCACATTGTAATGGGTGTGTCCGCATTCTTCGGTATGTTTGCCGGTATCTACCACTGGTTCCCTAAAATGTATGGCCGTTTCATGAACAATACTATCGGCTATATCCACTTCTGGGTAACCCTGATCGGTGCTTATCTGATCTTCTGGCCAATGCACTACGAAGGTATGGCCGGTATGCCAAGAAGATATTTCGACTACTCCAGCTGGACTTCCTTTAACCAGTTTGGTGGTCTGAACCAGTTCATCAGCATCGTGGTAATCCTCGTATTTGCTACTCAGCTGCTGTTCGTGTTCAACTTCTTCTATAGCATCTTCAAAGGAAGAAAACTCACCGAACAGAACCCTTGGAAAGCTACTTCCCTGGAATGGACTACTCCAATCAATCCTGGTCACGGCAACTGGCCTGGTGAAATTCCTGAAGTACACCGCTGGGCTTACGACTACAGCAAGGATGGAAGAGATTTCATCCCGCAAACCGAGCCCATCGGCCCTAACGAGTCAGCTCACTAA
- a CDS encoding cytochrome c oxidase subunit II gives MSGFLAVLVIVLIFIVIFQIAKASEYVSILKGEKKARQQSNRINGFLLIAFLVLGLIGVYYCNNLLKGKILGESASVQGEGVDTLIYVTLAITGVVFIGTQILLFWFAFKYQEKEGRKAFYFPHNNKLEVIWTVIPAIALTVLVAFGLKHWFQLTSDAPKDAAIVEITGKQFNWLIRYPGKDGQLGRRDFKKIDEAASNPLGMDWEDQLGKDDFMATEVHLVVGKPVKFIIGSRDVIHDVGLPQFRMKMDAVPGIPTTLWFTPKFTTKQMKEKTGNPDFTYEISCDQMCGSGHYSMRGVIVVETQEEYDAWVAKQPLQYSLAHPAAAPAEAPKADSTQKTVAANIR, from the coding sequence ATGTCAGGATTTTTAGCAGTCTTAGTTATTGTTCTCATATTCATAGTCATCTTCCAGATTGCGAAGGCGAGCGAATATGTGTCCATATTGAAGGGAGAAAAGAAAGCGCGCCAGCAAAGTAACCGTATCAATGGTTTCCTGCTGATAGCATTCCTGGTGCTGGGGCTCATCGGCGTGTATTACTGTAATAATCTGCTGAAAGGCAAGATCCTGGGCGAATCTGCATCTGTGCAGGGTGAAGGTGTAGATACCCTCATCTATGTAACCCTGGCCATCACCGGTGTTGTATTTATCGGTACCCAGATCCTCCTGTTCTGGTTCGCATTTAAATACCAGGAAAAAGAAGGCCGTAAGGCATTTTATTTCCCGCATAATAATAAACTGGAAGTGATCTGGACCGTTATCCCGGCCATCGCACTGACAGTACTGGTGGCTTTCGGTCTGAAACACTGGTTCCAACTGACTTCCGACGCTCCAAAAGATGCGGCGATAGTGGAAATCACTGGTAAACAATTCAACTGGCTCATCCGTTACCCAGGTAAAGATGGTCAGCTCGGCCGTCGCGACTTCAAGAAAATTGATGAAGCTGCCAGCAACCCGCTGGGTATGGATTGGGAAGATCAACTGGGCAAAGACGACTTCATGGCAACAGAAGTTCACCTGGTGGTAGGTAAACCCGTAAAATTCATAATCGGTTCCCGTGATGTTATTCACGACGTAGGTTTACCTCAGTTCCGTATGAAAATGGATGCTGTACCTGGTATTCCTACTACCCTGTGGTTCACTCCTAAGTTTACCACTAAACAAATGAAGGAAAAAACCGGTAACCCGGACTTCACCTACGAAATTTCCTGCGATCAGATGTGTGGTTCCGGTCACTACTCTATGAGAGGTGTGATTGTTGTGGAAACACAGGAAGAATACGATGCCTGGGTAGCTAAACAGCCATTACAGTATAGCCTGGCTCACCCTGCGGCCGCTCCTGCTGAAGCGCCAAAGGCTGATAGCACGCAAAAAACTGTGGCTGCGAATATCCGGTAA
- a CDS encoding quinol:cytochrome C oxidoreductase, whose amino-acid sequence MKDQFVVPARLKKTSFVLMGVGLLTLLIGLIAFQGESATRFWAGLLQNSSFFLLITLASTFFIAATTLAHGGWQIAFRRVPEAISMAVMPLAAILFIIVMILVFGGKEHIYHWVNAHHVAEDKVLTWKSAFLNKGFYTTATILTLGLWIFFTRKLRNMSIEEDSWTMNPETSRKLIWRNTVWCGGFLVIYALSVGSTTPWVWLMSIDAHWFSTMYSWYTFASSWVSGLSLIALFVVYLKKNGYLTYVNEEHLHDLGKFIFAFSIFWTYLWFSQYMLIWYANMPEETEYFQPRVWGEWRPIFFLNLLINFITPLLFLMKRDTKRNYTAVAFIAVVVICGHWLDFWQMVGPGTYKHLVFPWYELGLGVGFVGLIIFLVANQLAKVPLVPKNHPYLKESIVHHT is encoded by the coding sequence ATGAAAGACCAATTTGTAGTACCGGCAAGATTAAAAAAGACCAGCTTCGTGTTAATGGGCGTGGGCTTGCTGACTTTATTGATCGGATTAATTGCGTTTCAAGGTGAGAGCGCGACACGGTTCTGGGCCGGTCTGTTGCAAAACAGCAGCTTCTTTTTGCTGATTACATTGGCCAGCACCTTTTTTATTGCAGCCACAACACTGGCACACGGTGGTTGGCAGATCGCCTTCCGTCGCGTACCGGAGGCTATTTCAATGGCGGTAATGCCATTGGCTGCTATTTTGTTCATCATTGTAATGATTCTCGTTTTCGGTGGTAAAGAACACATCTACCACTGGGTAAACGCTCACCACGTAGCAGAAGATAAAGTCCTCACCTGGAAATCCGCTTTCCTGAACAAAGGATTTTATACTACTGCCACCATCCTGACACTCGGTCTGTGGATTTTCTTTACACGGAAACTCCGCAACATGTCTATAGAAGAAGACAGCTGGACCATGAATCCTGAAACCAGTCGTAAACTGATCTGGAGAAATACCGTTTGGTGCGGTGGCTTCCTGGTGATTTACGCCCTCAGCGTTGGCTCCACTACTCCATGGGTTTGGCTGATGAGCATCGATGCTCACTGGTTCTCTACCATGTACAGCTGGTACACTTTCGCCAGCAGCTGGGTATCCGGCCTCTCCCTGATCGCTCTGTTCGTAGTTTACCTGAAAAAGAACGGTTATCTGACTTATGTAAATGAAGAGCACCTGCACGATCTGGGTAAATTTATCTTTGCTTTCAGCATCTTCTGGACTTACCTCTGGTTCTCCCAGTACATGCTGATCTGGTACGCTAACATGCCGGAAGAAACTGAATACTTCCAGCCACGCGTATGGGGCGAATGGAGACCTATCTTCTTCCTGAACCTCCTGATCAACTTTATTACTCCGTTGTTGTTCCTGATGAAACGGGACACTAAACGTAACTATACTGCGGTAGCATTCATCGCTGTAGTGGTGATCTGTGGCCACTGGCTGGATTTCTGGCAGATGGTAGGCCCCGGTACTTACAAACACCTGGTATTCCCTTGGTATGAACTGGGTCTGGGAGTTGGTTTCGTAGGTCTGATCATTTTCCTGGTTGCCAACCAACTTGCTAAAGTTCCGCTGGTACCTAAAAATCATCCTTACCTGAAAGAAAGTATTGTTCACCACACCTAA
- a CDS encoding c-type cytochrome, with translation MKRTSNILIVAALATGAFLAACNKGEHNRKPGRIYMPDMYESRAYEFYSARLSGLKPVEGTVKRGELLPYHLKEADTALANLVKNPLTITPEDLKEGERLFNIYCGICHGTALDGNGPLYKGGEGPYSAAPANLVAGAKAGYTEGRLFHVMTYGYNMMGSYASQLDRAQRWKIAAYIKSKQPGSAKPAAEAAPAKDSAKAK, from the coding sequence ATGAAAAGGACTTCCAACATATTGATTGTAGCCGCATTGGCAACTGGAGCTTTCCTGGCAGCCTGTAACAAAGGGGAGCACAACAGAAAGCCCGGCAGGATTTATATGCCCGACATGTATGAATCCCGTGCGTATGAATTTTACAGTGCTCGTTTGTCAGGCCTGAAGCCAGTGGAAGGAACAGTAAAAAGAGGTGAACTTTTGCCTTACCATCTGAAAGAAGCAGATACGGCGCTGGCAAATCTGGTGAAGAATCCGCTGACCATCACACCTGAAGATCTGAAAGAAGGAGAACGTTTGTTTAATATCTACTGCGGTATCTGCCATGGTACTGCTCTGGATGGTAATGGTCCGCTGTATAAAGGAGGCGAAGGTCCTTACTCTGCAGCACCAGCCAACCTGGTTGCCGGTGCAAAAGCCGGTTATACCGAAGGCCGCCTGTTTCACGTAATGACCTATGGTTATAACATGATGGGTAGCTACGCCAGCCAGCTCGACAGAGCACAACGCTGGAAAATAGCCGCTTATATCAAGAGCAAACAGCCTGGTTCCGCCAAGCCCGCCGCTGAAGCCGCGCCTGCTAAAGACAGTGCAAAGGCTAAATAA
- a CDS encoding DUF3341 domain-containing protein: MAVKNFVVGLFDDEAVLFPAVKKVRNAGYKLHDVYTPFPVHGLDHAMGLRETSLHTAGFIYGITGTTTALGFMSWVFNVDWPLNIGGKPHFPLPAFIPITFELTVLFAAVGMVMTFCYLCQLMPGVKKHIFHPRQTDDKFVMAIELTEKTNAEEVKRFLKDAGAHDINEQRAEAGWWYGRFDKDDADIHAYPANA; encoded by the coding sequence ATGGCTGTTAAAAATTTTGTTGTAGGCTTGTTTGATGATGAGGCAGTGTTATTCCCTGCGGTGAAGAAAGTACGTAATGCGGGCTACAAGTTGCACGATGTATATACTCCTTTTCCTGTTCACGGCCTGGATCATGCAATGGGTTTAAGAGAAACCAGTCTGCACACAGCCGGTTTCATATATGGTATCACTGGTACCACCACGGCTTTGGGTTTCATGAGCTGGGTTTTTAACGTAGACTGGCCGCTGAACATCGGTGGTAAGCCTCACTTCCCATTACCAGCATTCATACCTATCACTTTCGAGCTGACGGTATTATTCGCAGCCGTAGGGATGGTAATGACATTCTGCTACCTGTGCCAGTTAATGCCAGGCGTAAAGAAACATATCTTCCACCCAAGACAAACTGATGATAAGTTTGTAATGGCGATCGAACTGACTGAAAAAACCAACGCGGAAGAAGTAAAACGCTTCCTGAAAGATGCCGGCGCTCATGATATCAATGAGCAGAGAGCAGAAGCTGGCTGGTGGTATGGCAGATTCGATAAAGATGATGCGGATATCCACGCTTATCCGGCTAACGCTTAA